AGCCGATACCGTGCGCCGGAGCGCTGCTGCGCCCGCGCAAGCCCAGCCTGCGCCCGAGCAGGCCGCCCCGCCCCAGCAAGCACCCCAACCGCGCTACCGCATCGGCCTGAAATCGGGCCAGGTGTACGCCGCCGACGATGTGGAGCTGCGCCAACCCGTAATTGGCCGCTCGTACCTGCTGCTCAACGGCCAGCAGCGGTTTGATCTGGATCAGATTAAGTTCTATCAGGACGAAACGGGCCACTACATCCGCACCACGCTGCCCGGCTCGCGCCGCGAGGCCACGCTGCGCCGCGAAAAGCAGGGCCGCATCAGCACGTATTCCATTACCTCGCAATCATGGTCGCCGGGCGGTTTTGGCGGGCCCTGGGGCTACGGCCCCTACGGCTACGGCATGGGCCGCTACGGCTTCGGCAGCCCGTGGGGCATGGCGGGCTACCCCTACGGCGGCGGCTACCGCACCGTCAAAACCGAGTACTTCAGCAAAGACGGCGGCCCTATTCAGGACATGAACTTCCGCAACCTGAGCGTGGCGCTTTCTGATAACCCCGGCAGCGCCGAGCTGCTGCGCGATGCCGCTCGCCTAAAGCGCGTGAGCACCGCGGGCTACATTGTGGGCGGCGGCATGCTGGTGGCGGGTATGCTGAACACCTTCAGCGGCAACGCCCAGCGCATTTCGCCGCTGCTGTTCATCTCGGTGCCGGTGCTGCTGGTGCCCACCTTCGTGAGCGGCTCGCAAGCCAACAAGCTGAAGCAGGCCGTGCAGATGTACAACTACAACGGAGCAGCTACGCGCTAACCCGCGGCTCCTATGCTTGCCGAGGCCGGTACCCACCTAGGGGCCGGCCTTCTTTTTTGCGGCAGCCCAACCGCGCGGCCGGCTCCTGCGTTTGCCAGGGTTGTGTCTGCCGCCCTTCCGCCATCTGCCACCGATTTTGCCCACCGCCAGGCGCTGGCCTTGCTGGCGCACGAGCGGCTGTGCCAGCTCTACGGCGCGCCGTTCCGGTTTTTCAGCGTGAAAGACCCCATGAGCGAGCTGATCAGCGCCGTGTTGTCGCACCGCACCCGCAACCAGGATTCGCACAGGGCCTACCAACAGCTGCGCGCCCGGTTTGCTACCTGGGCCGAAGTGCGCGACGCCCCCACCGCCGAGGTGCAGGAAGCCATCAGCCCGTGCACGTGGCCCGAGCAGAAAGCGCCGCGCATCCAGGCCATTTTGCGCGAGCTAACCGAGCGGCTGCAGGGCAATTTGGCGCTCGAGTTCCTAGGTGAGCTGCCCGTGCCCGAAGCCCGTGCGTGGCTGGAAACGCTGCCCGGCGTGGGCCCCAAAACCAGCGCGGCTACCTTGCTGTTCAGCACGCTGCGGCGCCCGGCCATGCCCGTCGACAGCCACCACCACCGCGTGGCGCAGCGCCT
The sequence above is drawn from the Hymenobacter sp. YIM 151858-1 genome and encodes:
- a CDS encoding endonuclease III domain-containing protein, producing the protein MSAALPPSATDFAHRQALALLAHERLCQLYGAPFRFFSVKDPMSELISAVLSHRTRNQDSHRAYQQLRARFATWAEVRDAPTAEVQEAISPCTWPEQKAPRIQAILRELTERLQGNLALEFLGELPVPEARAWLETLPGVGPKTSAATLLFSTLRRPAMPVDSHHHRVAQRLGLIGPKVGTEASHALLEALLPPEWDAQQVYDHHEALMFHGQKCCYYRTPACGRCVLLDACPTGQSIMGGR